The window CGAGCGGCCGCACACCAACACGCACCCGTACAACATGGTCCGCAAGATGGCCTGCTCCTTCGGCTGGGACTGGGGGCCCGACCTCCAGACCGCCGGCATCTGGAAGCCCGTGCGCCTGGAGCGGTGGCGCACCGCCCGCCTCTCCCAGGTACGCCCGCTGGTCACCGTCGGCGAGGACGGCACCGGCCGGGTGGAGGTGCACGCCGACGTCGAGTGGTCCGGGAGCGCTCCCGGTCCCGGTCTGGTCCTGTCCGCCGAGGTCGCCGGTGCGCGGGCCACCGCCGACGTGGCGCCCGGCGCGGAGGGCGGCGTGGTCGTGGTCGAGGTGCCCGACGCCCGCCTGTGGTGGCCGGTCGGCCACGGCGACCAGCCCCTGTACGACCTGTCCGTCACCCTGACCGCGGACGGGCGGGCCGAGCCGCTGGGCTCGGAGGACCGCCGCGTGGGCTTTCGCACCATCACCGTGGACACCACGCCCGACGAGCACGGCACCCCCTTCACCGTCGTGGTCAACGGCAAGCCGATCTTCGTCAAGGGCGCCAACTGGATCCCCGACGACCACTTCCTCACCAGGATCACGCGCGAGCGTCTGGCCCGGCGCGTGGACCAGACCGTCGGCGCGCACATGAACATGCTGCGCGTGTGGGGCGGCGGGATCTACGAGAGCGAGGACTTCTACGACGTCTGCGACGAGCGCGGCGTCCTCGTGTGGCAGGACTTCCTCCTGGCCTGCGCCGCCTACCCCGAGGAGGAGCCGCTGTGGGGTGAGTTCGAGGCCGAGGCCCGGGAGAACGTCGCGCGCCTGACCTCGCACGCCTCGCTGGCCCTGTGGAACGGCGGCAACGAGAACCTCTGGGGCTTCATGGACTGGGGCTGGCAGGAGCGGCTCGGGGACCGGACCTGGGGTTACGGCTACTACACCGACCTCTTCCCCCGCGTCGTGGCCGAGCTCGATCCCACCCGGTTCTACGCCGACGGCAGCCCCTACACCCCGGGGTACGCCCCGAAGGAGGTCCACCCCAACGACGAGGCGCACGGCACGCGCCACGAGTGGACCGTGTGGAACCAGACCGACTACCGGGCCTACCAGGACCACGTGCCCCGGTTCTGCTCCGAGTTCGGCTTCCAGGGTCCGCCCACCTGGGCCACCCTCACCGACTGGGTGCACGACGAGCCCCTCACGCCCACCTCGCCCGCCTTCCTGCTGCACCAGAAGGCCGAGGACGGCAACGGCAAGCTCGCCCGGGGCCTGTCCGCCCACCTGCCCACGCCGAGGAGCTTCGAGGACTGGCACTGGGCCACCCAGCTCAACCAGGCCCGCGCGGTGGCGTTCGGCGTCGAGCACTTCCGGTCCTGGTGGCCGCGCACCGCGGGCGCCCTGGTCTGGCAGATCAACGACTGCTGGCCGGTCACCTCCTGGGCGGCCGTGGACGGCGAGGAGCGTCCCAAGCCGCTCTGGTACGGGCTGCGCCGCGCCTACGCGCCGCGCCTGCTCACCGTCCAGCCCCGGGACGGGCGGCTGGTGCTGGTGGCCGTCAACGACACCGACGAGGCCTGGTCGGAGCCGGTCAGCGCGCAGCGCCAGACCTTCGGGGGCGAGGTGCTGCACACCGCTAGGATCGAGCTGGCCGTACCGCCCCGTTCCGCGGCGGAGTTCGACCTGGCACGGGAGCTGCTCGCGGCCGGGGACGCGAAGGAGGAGGTGCTCGTGGCCACGACCCGCGACGCCCGCCTCGTGCGGCCCTTCCGCGAGGACGTCCACCTGTCCTACGACCCCGACGCGCTGACCGCCGTCGCCGCGCCCGTGGAGGGCGGCTACCGGGTGGAGGTGCGCGCCTCGTCCTTCGCCAGGGACGTCTCCGTCCTGGCCGACCGGGTGGCCCCCGACGCCGAGGTGGACGACATGCTCGTGGACCTGCTGGCCGGGGAGACGCACAGCTTCCTGGTGCGCACCGACGCGGAGGTGGACCCGACGGCGCTGACCGCCGCCCCCGTCCTGCGCTCGGCCAACTCCCTGCGCGCGCGGCGGGCCTGATGGACGGGTCCGGGACCGGAGGCGCGGTCGGGCTGGTCCTGGCCAGGCCGCGCCGCCTGCTGAGCGCCGAGCCCTTCTTCATGGAGTTCATCGCCGGGATCGAGGAGCGGATGGCCGAGCGCGACATGTCGGTCCTGCTGCACCTGGTGACCGGCCGGGAGGCCGAGCTGGCCGCCTACCGCCGGTGGGCGGAGCGGCGGCTGGTGGACGCGGTCGTGGTGGTCAACCCGACCGAGGGGGACGAGCGCCCCGCCGTGCTGCGCGAGCTGGGCCTGCCCGCCGTGGTCGCGGGCAGCCCGGTCCCGGACCCCGCCACGCCCACCGTCCTGACCGACCACGTGTCCCCGGTCCGGACGGCGCTGGAACGCCTGC is drawn from Nocardiopsis dassonvillei subsp. dassonvillei DSM 43111 and contains these coding sequences:
- a CDS encoding glycoside hydrolase family 2 protein, encoding MIRHTLHDGWRLSATSGPVPENVAGRTVPAQVPGSTHLDLLAAGLIPEPYLDSNETELAWMHRAGWRYSLTFEADAVEDGERVDLAFDGLDTVATVELNGTVLGTTANMHRGYRFDVRDTLRAGANELVVVFRSALEYAEEVRGELGERPHTNTHPYNMVRKMACSFGWDWGPDLQTAGIWKPVRLERWRTARLSQVRPLVTVGEDGTGRVEVHADVEWSGSAPGPGLVLSAEVAGARATADVAPGAEGGVVVVEVPDARLWWPVGHGDQPLYDLSVTLTADGRAEPLGSEDRRVGFRTITVDTTPDEHGTPFTVVVNGKPIFVKGANWIPDDHFLTRITRERLARRVDQTVGAHMNMLRVWGGGIYESEDFYDVCDERGVLVWQDFLLACAAYPEEEPLWGEFEAEARENVARLTSHASLALWNGGNENLWGFMDWGWQERLGDRTWGYGYYTDLFPRVVAELDPTRFYADGSPYTPGYAPKEVHPNDEAHGTRHEWTVWNQTDYRAYQDHVPRFCSEFGFQGPPTWATLTDWVHDEPLTPTSPAFLLHQKAEDGNGKLARGLSAHLPTPRSFEDWHWATQLNQARAVAFGVEHFRSWWPRTAGALVWQINDCWPVTSWAAVDGEERPKPLWYGLRRAYAPRLLTVQPRDGRLVLVAVNDTDEAWSEPVSAQRQTFGGEVLHTARIELAVPPRSAAEFDLARELLAAGDAKEEVLVATTRDARLVRPFREDVHLSYDPDALTAVAAPVEGGYRVEVRASSFARDVSVLADRVAPDAEVDDMLVDLLAGETHSFLVRTDAEVDPTALTAAPVLRSANSLRARRA